CCACGACGGCGACGTGCGCCACGAACCGGCGCCACTGGTAATGCGCGCCACCGGAAGCGGTGCGGCGTCGCTCTCGACGTGCATCTCACCGGCCGGCAACGACAGTCGCGGCATGTTCGGCAGCGCGTGGTACTCCGCCAGAAACGCCGACGGATCGTCGCCGAGTTCGAACTCGCCGGCGGTCCACAGCTTCTGCACCAACGGCCAGACCTGATCGCTATCGAGACGCGAGAGCGTCTTGCCGAACAGCACCAGTCCCGACTCGTGTATCCAGTTCGCGTCGCTGAGCGGACGGACGGCCTCCCCGCGCAGGAGTTCGCCCACCAACTGGTACTGCTCCGGGGTCGGCCGATCGAGACGCATCGCGACCTGCCACGGCGCATCATCATCCCACGAAATCATGCGCGTGTCGAGCGACGGGCGATTGCTCCGTAGCCGCGCACGACCCGTGTCACAGATCATGCGCAACGTGGTGTGATACGCCCGCGGACGCACGATGAATCCACCTGTCGGCATCGTGGCAATGCCCTGTGCGTCCGAGCTGCCCAGCAGCATTTCGGCAATCTGCCGATCGACCGGATCAGGCGCGTTGCACCAGGCGTCGATGGAGTACTGAAAGTGCTTCGGCTCCTCCCACACACTGTCGCGATCGCGGCGCTGCGTCGTGATTTCCACGCGCACCCCACGGTGCTGCGCGCTCTCGGTGAGATGCACGAGATACACGATGCGCCGATCGGCCGGCAGCGACGTGGCGCGGTTGGTGACGCGCGTTTCGGTAAACACCGACCGCTGGCGACCGCTGGTGTCGCGCAACGCGGTTTGCCACTCGGGCGCGGGGGCACCCTTGGCCTCGACCGCGCGCGGCTGGGGCTTCATCACCGCCAGCGCAGCACGCTCGAACGTGACCTGCGGTTCCGCATTCGACGAGGCCGCCGTCTCGAGCAGCGGCGCCAGTGTGCCCTGTGTGTCCAGCACACGCAGCAGCGCCCACAGATGCTTGCAGGCACCATGCTCCTGCCCGTGCGGGCAGGTACAGCCGAGGTGCAGACGCCCCGGGCGCGGGCGCAGGAACACTCCATACGTGCGAGTGCCCTGCACCGCGGCGGTGGCCGCAACGGCATCGACGTGCTCGAGGGTGAGCACGAAGGGATCGATGTACGCTTCCCCGCGTTCGCGTACATCCGGCGGAAAGCACTGCTCAAGCAAGACGGGAATCATGACCAGCGAAGTCTAACCATGACCCCTCCAACGGCTGCTACTTGAAGCGAATCCCGTTGGGGGCAACGGCACCCTTGGTGGGTACAAAGGGCTTGGGCGTCGGCTTGTTGCTGGGCGCCGGTCGTGCCGGACCGCGAGTGTTGGACGTGACATCACGCCGGGTCCCCCCCTCGCCCCGCTCGCCGCCGCCCTGGGGCTTGCCGGTCCCGCTGCCGCCATCGCTGCGCATGCTGAGGGCGATCCGGCCACGAGCCAGATCGATCGCTTGCACCGTCACCTTCACCTTCTGTCCAACCTTCACGGCATCGTTGGGATCCTTGATGTAGCGATCGGCCAGTTGGCTCACGTGTACGAGCCCATCCTGGTGCACGCCGATGTCCACGAAGGCGCCGAAGGCCACGATGTTGGTGACCACACCCTCGAGCACCATGCCCGGCAGCAGATCCGACGGCTTCTGAATGTCGTCCCGAAAGGCAGGCGGCTCGAAGGCCGCACGTGGATCGCGGCCCGGCTTCTTGAGCTCCGCCACGATGTCGCGCAGCGTCGGCATACCGACGTCGTCACTTACGTACTTGGTGAGCTCGATCGAGTCCACGAGCGACTCGTTGCCCACCAGCGAGCTCACATCGGCCTTGAGGTCCTTGGCCATCCGCTCGACCAACGCGTACCGCTCGGGGTGCACCGCGCTCGAATCGAGCGGATGCACACCGCCACGCACCCGAAGGAAACCAGCTGCCTGTTCGAATGCCTTGGCGCCGAGGCGCGGCACGTCCTTGAGATCGGCCCGCGAGGTGAGGCGACCGCGCTGATCGCGGAGCGACACGATGGCTTGGGCGAGTCCCGGGCCGATGCCGGCCACGTAGCCCAGCAGCGCCGCCGAGGCGGTGTTGACCTCGACACCCACCCGGTTCACGCAGCTTTCCACGATGTCGTCCAGGCGCTGCTTGAGCCGCGACTGATTCACGTCGTGCTGGTACTGGCCCACGCCGATGCTCTTGGGGTCGATCTTCACCAGCTCCGCCAGTGGATCCTGCAAGCGACGGGCAATCGACACCGCGCCGCGCAGCGACACGTCGAGTTCCGGGAACTCGGCGCGGGCGAGATCGGAGGCCGAGTACACGGAGGCACCGGCCTCATTCACCACCACCACCTGCGGACGCTCGCCGCCGACCGGCGGATCGAGCTCGCGCATCGCGGCCTTGGTGAGATTCTCCGTTTCACGGCTGGCTGTGCCGTTGCCGATCGCGATCAGCTCGGGCGTGAAGCGCTGCAGGAGCATCCGAATCGCCCCGGCGAAGCGGTCTTCCTGATGCAAGTACAGCGTGTCGGTGTGCACCAGCGCACCGGTGGCACTGACCACGGCCACCTTCACACCGGTACGGAAGCCGGGGTCGAGGCCGATCACCCGCTTCTCACCCGCCGGTGACGACAGCAGCAACTGCTCGAGGTTGCGACCGAAGATCGTGATGGCTTCATCGTCGGCGCGCGTCTTGAGCTCCACGCGCAATTCCACTTCGATGGCCGGCGACAGCAAACGCTTGTACGCATCGGCAGCCACCAACGTGAGCTGCTGCGACGCCTTGCGATCACCGATCACCTCGCGTGCCATGCGGGCGTTGATCTCTTCGAGCGGCGCTTCCACGCGCCACATCAAATCGCCTTCGGTCTCGCCGCGACGAATGGCCAGCATACGATGGCTGGGAATGGTGCCCAGCGACTCGGCGTAGTCGAAGTAATCCTTGAACTTCGATTCGTCACTCGCCTTGCCGGTCATCACGCTGCTCTTCACGACACCCTTGGCGCGTGTGATCTCGCGCACCCATCCGCGAATGAGCGCGTCTTCAGCCACCTGTTCGGATAGGATGTCGCGCGCGCCCTGCAGGGCGGCATCCACGGTCGGCACTTCCGACGGCTTCCCATCGACCTCAGGCAGGAGATGTCCCACTGCAGCGGCCAGTGCGCCGCCATCATCGAGCGAGCCGTTCCACAATCCTTCCGCCAACGGTCCAAGTCCGCGTTCACGCGCAATCATGGCGCGCGTGCGACGCTTGGGCTTGAAGGGCAGATAGAGATCTTCGAGTGCCTGCTTGGTATCCGCAGAGAGGATCGACGCCTTGAGCGTGTCGTCGAGTTTGCCCTGCTCGTCGATGCTCTTCAGCACCGCGGTGCGGCGATCCTCGAGTTCGTTCAGATATTCGGCGCGCTCGCGCACATCGCGCAGCTGCACCTCGTCGAGGCCGCCCGTCATCTCCTTGCGATAGCGAGCGACGAACGGCAGGGTGGCACCCTCAGCGAAGAGGGCGAGTGTGCGCTGAACCTGTTGCGGATTCAGCGAGAGTTCCGTCGCGACGCGCGCGACGATGGCGGGAGCAATCGTGTCGGTCATGTGCGCGGATTCTACGCGTCCGAGGAGCCGAATTCCACGCCTTGCATTTTCCGTCCGCGCTAGCGTCGGCTTTCGTGATATTCGCCGCTACGACGCGCGATGCAGTAGTCCGAACGCGAACTCCCGCGTGCCCAGCACCGAGGTCGCGGTAATCCACAGCAGTGCGGCCGGTTCGATGACGCGAGCCCGCACCAGTGGACCAAGTCGCACCGGTGCAAAATCCAGGTCGGCCGCCAGCTGTGCGACGACGTCGCACGATGCGATATCATCTCCGCAGAGGAACAGCAACGCATGCTGCGGTGCATCGATGGTACCGAATCGCGCATTCGCCATGACCTCGACGCCGACCGAATTGAACGCCTTGACCACATGGGCGCCCGGCGACCATCGACTCACCTGCTCGGCGCCGGAATCATTGGTCCCGTGCGTCAACACCATGCCAGGACCGATCGGATTGGTTGCGTCGATCAGCGTCTTGCCGGCAAGATCGCCGGCCGCGGCCAGCGCGTCCTGCGCCGCCTTCCACGGCGTGGCCAGTAGCACCACGTCCGCGCGGGCGGCCGCACCGGCAATCGTATCGCGTGAACGGCGATCGCCATCCAGCGGTGCGTACTTCGCATCGTCGGGCGTGCGCAGCCCGAAGATGACACGATGTCCCGCTTCGGCGAAACGCCGGCCGAGGGTCGCGCCGACATTGCCGGCGCCAATGATGGCGATGGTGTGCGAGGACATGATCAGGTTGTTCGGGGAAAGTGAGTCGACGGCGGAGCGATCAGCGATAGATCCAGCGGGCAAGCACTCGTGTGAGGCGTGGCATGATCACCCACGTCATCAATGCCACCTCGATCACAATGGTCACCAGCAAGCGCATGGCTGACGGTGCACCGGCCAGGGCCACACCGACCAGCTGACCGATCGACAGGACCAAGGCATAGACCACCACAACCATGACGATAGCCATCCGGGCGCGCGATGGTTGAGGGACGACCGTACCCGCTGGCGGCGAGAACCAGAACTCCAACCCCGAGAGTTGGCGCCACGCAGCATCGGCTTCGACCAGCGACGATACGGCCTGCAGTGCGT
This region of Gemmatimonas groenlandica genomic DNA includes:
- a CDS encoding NADPH-dependent F420 reductase, translated to MSSHTIAIIGAGNVGATLGRRFAEAGHRVIFGLRTPDDAKYAPLDGDRRSRDTIAGAAARADVVLLATPWKAAQDALAAAGDLAGKTLIDATNPIGPGMVLTHGTNDSGAEQVSRWSPGAHVVKAFNSVGVEVMANARFGTIDAPQHALLFLCGDDIASCDVVAQLAADLDFAPVRLGPLVRARVIEPAALLWITATSVLGTREFAFGLLHRAS
- a CDS encoding antibiotic biosynthesis monooxygenase: MNEPVTVVVTRRVKAGRQAEYEAWLTQLLRDVTALPGYLGTTVHRPPPGGPREYTSVFRFDSIASLRAFESSDLRRHALQAVSSLVEADAAWRQLSGLEFWFSPPAGTVVPQPSRARMAIVMVVVVYALVLSIGQLVGVALAGAPSAMRLLVTIVIEVALMTWVIMPRLTRVLARWIYR
- a CDS encoding Tex family protein, with protein sequence MTDTIAPAIVARVATELSLNPQQVQRTLALFAEGATLPFVARYRKEMTGGLDEVQLRDVRERAEYLNELEDRRTAVLKSIDEQGKLDDTLKASILSADTKQALEDLYLPFKPKRRTRAMIARERGLGPLAEGLWNGSLDDGGALAAAVGHLLPEVDGKPSEVPTVDAALQGARDILSEQVAEDALIRGWVREITRAKGVVKSSVMTGKASDESKFKDYFDYAESLGTIPSHRMLAIRRGETEGDLMWRVEAPLEEINARMAREVIGDRKASQQLTLVAADAYKRLLSPAIEVELRVELKTRADDEAITIFGRNLEQLLLSSPAGEKRVIGLDPGFRTGVKVAVVSATGALVHTDTLYLHQEDRFAGAIRMLLQRFTPELIAIGNGTASRETENLTKAAMRELDPPVGGERPQVVVVNEAGASVYSASDLARAEFPELDVSLRGAVSIARRLQDPLAELVKIDPKSIGVGQYQHDVNQSRLKQRLDDIVESCVNRVGVEVNTASAALLGYVAGIGPGLAQAIVSLRDQRGRLTSRADLKDVPRLGAKAFEQAAGFLRVRGGVHPLDSSAVHPERYALVERMAKDLKADVSSLVGNESLVDSIELTKYVSDDVGMPTLRDIVAELKKPGRDPRAAFEPPAFRDDIQKPSDLLPGMVLEGVVTNIVAFGAFVDIGVHQDGLVHVSQLADRYIKDPNDAVKVGQKVKVTVQAIDLARGRIALSMRSDGGSGTGKPQGGGERGEGGTRRDVTSNTRGPARPAPSNKPTPKPFVPTKGAVAPNGIRFK